In a single window of the Burkholderia contaminans genome:
- a CDS encoding cytochrome C oxidase subunit IV family protein, which translates to MEHIDPADRPDAAHGQQHPIGLYLKIWGLLFVLSTLSYLVDYFNVQGLMRWVLIVVLMIAKAGLIVSIFMHMMWERLALVYAILIPPLSLLVLMVLMAAEAHHTFGMRALFFH; encoded by the coding sequence ATGGAGCACATCGATCCCGCCGATCGACCCGACGCCGCGCACGGCCAGCAGCATCCGATCGGCCTCTACCTGAAGATCTGGGGGCTGCTGTTCGTGCTGAGCACGTTGTCGTACCTGGTCGACTACTTCAACGTGCAGGGCCTGATGCGCTGGGTGCTGATCGTCGTGCTGATGATCGCGAAGGCCGGGCTGATCGTGTCGATCTTTATGCACATGATGTGGGAGCGGCTGGCGCTCGTGTACGCGATCCTGATCCCGCCGCTGAGCCTGCTGGTGCTCATGGTGCTGATGGCGGCGGAAGCGCATCACACGTTCGGGATGCGGGCGTTGTTTTTTCACTGA